A portion of the Halobacterium hubeiense genome contains these proteins:
- a CDS encoding RipA family octameric membrane protein — protein MPDSTDEAAVDLSEDEADTDDGDTPETEPEHSEEVTGGDPAGPSEEEDVTAGPLANLSEDEKNRLMEQYIHYGEVAIETANQRVQMNRFFGLILTSILAGLFALARGNLTSTNAAIVLFASGFGSLICYFWYQSLQSYRRLNKARYAILNEIESVLPVRMYLDEWRYLKREKPDPEIVDPRPAEDADHRSHTIVEQWFVRLLAAGYISVGGYAGGFILTPQVKRFIPSLPDPSMVGFGVGGVFLLGLAILFRIQTR, from the coding sequence ATGCCTGATTCAACCGACGAAGCGGCGGTTGATCTTTCCGAGGATGAAGCCGATACTGACGATGGAGACACGCCCGAGACAGAACCTGAGCACTCTGAAGAGGTCACTGGAGGGGACCCTGCTGGGCCATCTGAGGAGGAAGATGTCACAGCTGGACCGTTGGCTAATCTGAGTGAGGACGAGAAGAATCGGCTGATGGAGCAGTACATCCATTACGGGGAGGTGGCAATCGAGACAGCCAATCAGCGAGTCCAGATGAACCGTTTTTTCGGTCTGATTTTAACCTCGATACTGGCCGGTCTCTTTGCTCTCGCCCGCGGCAATCTCACGAGCACAAATGCTGCGATCGTTCTCTTCGCATCAGGATTCGGCAGTCTGATTTGCTACTTCTGGTATCAGAGTCTTCAATCATACCGACGGCTGAACAAAGCTCGATATGCTATCCTGAATGAGATCGAGTCGGTCCTGCCTGTTCGTATGTATCTCGATGAGTGGCGATATTTGAAGCGGGAGAAGCCTGACCCAGAAATCGTTGATCCTCGTCCAGCTGAAGATGCTGATCACCGCTCGCATACGATTGTGGAACAGTGGTTCGTCCGCCTATTGGCTGCTGGATACATCTCCGTCGGAGGATATGCCGGCGGGTTCATTCTTACTCCCCAGGTGAAGAGGTTCATTCCATCACTGCCGGACCCATCGATGGTTGGTTTTGGTGTTGGTGGAGTCTTCCTGCTCGGCTTAGCCATCCTCTTTAGGATTCAAACCCGCTGA
- a CDS encoding competence protein CoiA family protein: protein MGQTAGQATFADLVDVGECPGESDEHMKMKSIAYARLDHDFPDATVELESGIDGRIADVLLTFDTPREPYGRGIAIEAQYRNQGKDIEAVTDHYLQRGFSVAWLDEDDFSEYDVDLSGILSVWPYALPSRSDLEGYPEVIRWLWQEKSLSVSVEVPIPGEYWASFDKSDEWVTVAQQDLRRKGRAWATVSRSPTGQLTLQLGKKDWGWDGDTHRVTVQLEESDTEELRSFTDNLERLAFGSDRPTEADRERPWHDLTTAWFAGSPRVTSWLSASLSPDDDVVLSLGKKHPKETDRVSVQIDETATQALNELTDLLERAFELEA, encoded by the coding sequence ATGGGCCAAACTGCAGGTCAGGCAACCTTTGCTGATCTTGTAGATGTCGGCGAGTGCCCTGGTGAATCGGACGAACATATGAAAATGAAGTCGATTGCATATGCTCGATTGGATCACGATTTCCCCGATGCGACGGTTGAGCTTGAATCCGGTATCGACGGCCGAATTGCGGATGTCCTGCTCACATTCGATACTCCCCGAGAGCCCTATGGAAGGGGTATCGCGATAGAGGCTCAGTATCGGAATCAGGGCAAAGATATTGAGGCAGTTACTGACCACTATCTACAGCGTGGTTTTAGCGTTGCGTGGCTCGACGAGGACGATTTCTCAGAGTACGATGTTGATCTCTCCGGAATACTGTCCGTCTGGCCCTATGCGCTTCCGTCGCGGTCTGATTTGGAGGGGTACCCCGAAGTTATCAGATGGCTCTGGCAAGAGAAATCGCTCTCTGTTTCGGTAGAGGTCCCTATACCCGGAGAATATTGGGCTTCGTTCGATAAGTCGGATGAATGGGTGACCGTTGCTCAACAAGATCTCCGACGGAAGGGGCGCGCCTGGGCGACTGTTTCTCGCTCACCAACGGGTCAGTTAACTCTTCAGCTTGGAAAGAAGGACTGGGGCTGGGACGGAGATACCCACCGTGTCACCGTTCAGCTTGAAGAATCGGATACCGAGGAACTCCGATCATTTACTGATAACTTGGAACGGCTGGCATTTGGGTCGGATCGTCCGACTGAGGCAGATCGCGAACGCCCTTGGCATGATTTGACAACGGCTTGGTTCGCCGGCTCCCCCCGTGTTACCTCCTGGCTCTCGGCTTCCCTTTCCCCCGATGACGACGTTGTCCTCTCGTTAGGAAAGAAACACCCGAAGGAAACCGATCGCGTTAGTGTCCAAATTGACGAAACTGCGACTCAGGCTCTAAATGAGCTCACTGATCTCCTTGAGAGGGCTTTCGAATTGGAAGCTTGA
- a CDS encoding TIR domain-containing protein has translation MSFNSRSSSNRRSEYRLFISHSWEYSDEYNRMVELLRDYPNFSFRNYSVPKVDEIDADTEEELEQALREDQIKPATVVIILGGMYVAHSKWIKKETILAEIESKPILGVTPRGNEQMPNFVEDHADQIVGWQGESVVEGIRNLAD, from the coding sequence ATGAGCTTCAACAGCAGATCTTCAAGCAACCGTCGGAGCGAATACCGACTGTTCATCTCGCACTCTTGGGAGTACAGCGACGAGTACAATCGGATGGTAGAACTACTTCGCGACTACCCGAATTTCAGTTTCCGGAACTACTCAGTACCGAAGGTTGATGAGATCGATGCTGACACCGAGGAGGAACTGGAACAGGCGCTCCGGGAAGACCAGATCAAGCCAGCTACGGTCGTAATAATACTCGGGGGGATGTACGTAGCACACAGCAAATGGATCAAGAAAGAAACTATTTTAGCTGAAATCGAGAGCAAGCCAATTCTGGGTGTTACACCGCGCGGAAACGAGCAGATGCCCAATTTCGTTGAAGACCACGCAGATCAGATCGTGGGTTGGCAAGGAGAGAGCGTGGTAGAGGGGATTCGAAATCTGGCTGATTAA
- a CDS encoding PD-(D/E)XK nuclease family protein has product MVEDSWAVSHEPLRLRAETLDAVVREWYEHLHGPVQPLSGQLNRRLAEYALDRTTAETDGALAGEPASAALADSFSSRFSLFDDAGVGTADALAAEFEGSDLDDHIATATVDAYRHYRDLHADFVDEWVCTRGEMFDAVATAEQSLSALSPELDVVILSGYHEFRPVERRLIERLADELPMIALLPLHQDGRSGVDAVAEDALDVYEALDFETVELEPVDESGQAFGTITEALYRPDPDTVPSPDTLRWRERPTPEREIRFVARELRTELANGRDPDDLAVVVPGTEAYSGYVEDTFDTFDIPHVTTDASQLNRTFTGSVVHDLLNLAEPDPRAEDLTSLFANPLVNVVDTDQANAVTAAARRRGTVSVSPLLDDVDDEAAELIENLLATLETLRTGDVEGATKTLRRLLDERFDLEGATEDYASGAEQAVEQRAYDLVDEVLSSFESLAAVNSDLSPLALFTRAFDGVPIRVPQRAAGGHVEVMGLLDARMRSFEKVFLVGLTSEHFPVTPERPAFFEEMTDAHPRFDTGDERLRGRYLFATLLANVDELTITTPETGDDESAVVRSPVLDELQRVTGIEPEDGVDDRVGSREDLQRHVAATADRRAAVSRAGDRGDLSPEQTKRTDRGLHCAANRGTAGLSDHDGVLDPETVDEVYPPSEREPYSASRIERYVECGFKFYADEVLEIEDPDDVEVVPTPLETGSYVHDVLERFFADLQDETEDGVDLTEFDRNDLAIHLREIAVEELRDADFEYDGLFYERWKAELFAGLGDGESAPYEAGSKPHDAPEQGLFATFLDNELSRDGADRPHLFEAPFGEGLPDSDAGPFTVERPDGSTVSIRGYIDRVDVSQGGEQPTLTLYDYKTGRAPYMTKTTGGTKFQLPIYLLAAANVVDGDLFEQGSLSATYYQVRPPNDLKVPRGVESKFDSEAELRRFLNDVVPEWLGQIDEAIGNGRFHTTLLSARGANCRYCDYRRACDVRHHRKREFVDEVNEDDAAYVPLRVRDDEDIETVMSDD; this is encoded by the coding sequence ATGGTTGAGGACAGCTGGGCCGTTTCCCACGAACCTCTCCGTCTTCGTGCGGAGACGCTTGACGCGGTCGTTCGGGAGTGGTACGAGCATCTCCACGGTCCGGTTCAACCGCTCTCCGGGCAGCTGAACCGTCGGCTCGCGGAGTACGCGCTTGACCGAACAACAGCCGAGACAGATGGCGCTCTTGCTGGCGAACCAGCCTCTGCCGCCCTCGCTGATTCGTTCAGCAGTCGCTTCTCACTCTTCGACGACGCCGGCGTCGGTACCGCTGACGCACTGGCGGCGGAGTTCGAGGGCTCAGACCTCGATGACCATATCGCGACAGCCACTGTCGACGCGTACCGACACTACCGGGATCTCCATGCCGACTTTGTCGATGAGTGGGTCTGTACCCGGGGAGAAATGTTCGACGCCGTCGCAACGGCGGAGCAGTCACTATCGGCGCTCTCCCCGGAACTGGATGTCGTCATCCTTTCCGGGTATCACGAGTTCCGCCCCGTCGAACGCCGCCTCATCGAACGCCTCGCCGACGAGCTTCCGATGATCGCACTGCTGCCACTCCACCAGGATGGCCGGAGCGGAGTCGACGCCGTTGCGGAGGACGCCTTGGATGTGTACGAAGCACTTGACTTTGAGACAGTAGAACTCGAGCCCGTCGACGAGTCAGGGCAGGCCTTTGGAACGATCACCGAGGCGCTCTACCGCCCGGACCCCGACACCGTCCCTTCTCCAGACACTCTGCGATGGCGTGAACGCCCGACGCCCGAGCGCGAGATTCGCTTCGTCGCTCGCGAGCTCCGGACTGAGTTGGCCAATGGTCGCGACCCCGACGACCTGGCCGTCGTCGTTCCCGGGACTGAGGCTTATTCGGGGTACGTCGAGGATACGTTCGATACGTTCGATATCCCGCACGTCACGACCGACGCCTCACAGCTGAACCGGACGTTCACCGGGAGCGTCGTCCACGACCTCCTGAACCTCGCCGAACCGGATCCGCGGGCTGAGGACCTCACGTCCCTGTTTGCGAATCCACTAGTCAATGTCGTCGACACCGACCAAGCCAACGCCGTCACGGCAGCTGCTCGCCGGCGTGGCACCGTTTCTGTGTCACCCCTGCTCGATGACGTCGACGACGAGGCGGCGGAACTGATCGAGAACCTACTGGCCACGCTAGAGACGCTCCGAACAGGCGACGTCGAGGGCGCAACCAAGACTCTCCGACGACTGTTGGACGAACGGTTCGACCTGGAGGGGGCGACGGAGGACTACGCCAGCGGCGCCGAGCAAGCCGTCGAACAGCGAGCCTACGACCTCGTAGACGAGGTCCTCTCCTCGTTCGAGTCGCTGGCGGCGGTCAATAGCGATCTCTCCCCGTTGGCACTGTTCACTCGTGCGTTCGATGGTGTTCCGATCCGGGTTCCGCAGCGCGCTGCTGGCGGTCACGTCGAAGTGATGGGGTTGCTCGACGCCCGGATGCGCTCGTTCGAGAAGGTGTTTCTCGTGGGGCTGACGAGCGAGCACTTCCCCGTGACGCCGGAGCGCCCGGCCTTCTTCGAAGAAATGACCGACGCCCATCCACGGTTCGACACTGGCGACGAGCGCCTCCGGGGGCGCTATCTCTTCGCGACGCTCCTGGCGAACGTTGACGAACTCACGATCACCACACCAGAGACGGGCGACGACGAATCCGCCGTCGTCCGGTCGCCGGTCCTCGACGAACTCCAGCGCGTGACCGGCATCGAACCCGAAGATGGCGTCGACGACCGCGTGGGCTCCCGCGAAGACCTCCAGCGGCACGTCGCTGCAACGGCCGACCGGCGTGCGGCAGTCAGCCGCGCCGGCGACCGAGGTGACCTCTCCCCCGAGCAGACCAAGCGCACGGATCGGGGACTCCACTGTGCGGCCAACAGGGGAACGGCTGGCCTCTCCGACCACGACGGCGTGTTGGATCCCGAGACAGTCGATGAGGTATACCCTCCGTCGGAGCGAGAACCCTACAGCGCGAGTCGGATCGAGCGATACGTCGAGTGTGGGTTCAAGTTCTACGCCGACGAAGTGCTCGAAATCGAGGATCCCGACGACGTCGAGGTCGTCCCTACGCCCCTCGAAACCGGATCGTACGTCCACGACGTCCTCGAACGGTTCTTCGCGGATCTACAGGACGAAACCGAAGATGGTGTCGACCTCACCGAGTTCGACCGGAACGACTTGGCGATACACCTTCGCGAGATTGCCGTCGAAGAACTCCGGGATGCTGACTTCGAGTACGACGGCCTGTTCTATGAACGGTGGAAGGCGGAGCTGTTCGCGGGCCTGGGTGACGGCGAGAGTGCTCCGTACGAGGCCGGGAGCAAACCTCACGACGCACCGGAACAGGGGTTGTTCGCTACCTTCCTCGACAACGAACTCTCGCGGGACGGCGCTGACCGCCCACACTTGTTCGAGGCCCCGTTCGGCGAGGGACTTCCCGACTCGGATGCTGGGCCGTTCACAGTTGAGCGACCGGACGGCTCGACTGTCTCGATTCGGGGATACATCGACCGCGTTGACGTGAGCCAGGGTGGCGAACAACCGACGCTCACGCTCTACGACTACAAGACTGGTCGAGCACCGTATATGACGAAGACAACCGGCGGCACGAAGTTCCAACTCCCCATTTATCTGCTTGCTGCGGCCAACGTCGTCGACGGTGATCTGTTCGAGCAGGGATCGCTTTCAGCGACGTACTATCAGGTGCGACCCCCCAACGACCTCAAGGTTCCACGCGGCGTCGAATCGAAGTTCGATTCAGAGGCCGAACTCCGCCGGTTCCTGAACGATGTTGTTCCGGAGTGGCTGGGCCAAATCGACGAGGCGATCGGCAACGGTCGGTTCCACACGACCCTCCTGTCGGCCCGCGGAGCGAACTGCCGATACTGTGACTACCGTCGGGCGTGCGATGTCCGCCATCACCGCAAGCGGGAGTTCGTCGACGAGGTTAACGAGGACGACGCTGCGTACGTTCCGCTCCGTGTTCGCGACGACGAGGACATCGAGACGGTGATGAGCGATGACTGA
- a CDS encoding DUF262 domain-containing protein yields METKRIAEVVENINYSYLLPAIQREFVWETSDIVDLFDSLLRDYPIGALLQWNLSAEEAQAQPKYRFVTHYVDEPNFPQSLTTPTHRNPPHNSEDPLPSPVKLVLDGQQRLTALNIGLTGSFYERKHNHPRNKASSWVQKRLYLNLLSDPQTADSELGNKYDFSFRSEQSATANAYWYPVNRIMSISDNDDFYAERQEIESEIQELIGEHPEIENADSLILNAQRNFEDLYRAVHKDEKLHFFTEDENDITRVRDVFVRINQGGVTPNRAEILLSLMTSSWQQEPPEINARDEVHSMVDELNGIIDGGNAPFATKHIQKVLLAINGNEIQYRFDNYTLDLLRNLKEIWLTDTFSNTMEQLAELLNSYYPTVTYILSPALYTPIAYYLYQNENPSLDSTSIKGRGRRRDILYYICAARLNGFTSQSSNQIAELVRDVIREEDSSEFPLERISDEVASSYGTSLRFTEEKLTTLFEELQYGKRDIEFLLQLSHYPDEPARGKDYDIDHIIPKSVLPEEADADRVGNLQLLIDKTNKMKSDDDFEDWMNSRTDDYKQTHHIPEGAKEMTFEEFVDSREQLIMEHILENQPF; encoded by the coding sequence ATGGAAACCAAGCGGATCGCTGAAGTCGTGGAAAATATAAATTATTCTTATCTCTTACCAGCGATTCAGCGCGAATTCGTCTGGGAAACGAGTGATATAGTCGATCTGTTTGATTCCCTGTTACGGGACTATCCGATCGGTGCTCTTCTTCAGTGGAACCTCTCAGCCGAGGAAGCACAGGCTCAGCCCAAATATCGCTTCGTCACCCACTACGTCGACGAACCGAACTTCCCCCAGTCACTCACAACCCCAACCCATCGAAACCCTCCACACAATTCTGAAGATCCACTCCCCTCACCGGTGAAGCTGGTTCTCGACGGCCAGCAACGGCTGACCGCGCTCAATATCGGCCTCACCGGATCGTTCTACGAACGGAAACACAATCATCCGCGAAACAAGGCCAGTTCGTGGGTCCAGAAACGCCTCTATCTCAACCTCCTCTCCGACCCGCAGACAGCGGACTCGGAACTCGGCAATAAGTACGATTTCTCCTTCCGGTCCGAACAGTCAGCGACTGCGAATGCCTATTGGTATCCGGTCAACCGGATTATGTCCATCTCGGACAACGACGATTTCTATGCAGAACGCCAGGAAATCGAGAGTGAGATTCAAGAGCTGATCGGAGAACACCCGGAGATAGAGAATGCGGATAGTCTGATTCTCAACGCCCAGCGCAATTTCGAGGACCTCTATCGAGCGGTCCACAAGGACGAGAAGCTCCACTTCTTCACCGAAGACGAGAACGACATCACCCGTGTCCGCGACGTCTTCGTTCGGATCAATCAAGGTGGAGTGACACCGAATCGCGCCGAAATCCTCCTTTCCTTGATGACCAGTAGCTGGCAACAGGAACCCCCAGAGATCAACGCACGTGACGAGGTTCACTCGATGGTCGACGAACTGAACGGAATCATCGATGGTGGGAATGCTCCCTTTGCCACGAAACACATCCAAAAGGTGCTGCTCGCAATCAACGGCAACGAGATTCAGTATCGGTTCGACAACTACACACTCGACTTGCTGCGGAATCTGAAGGAGATTTGGCTTACCGATACGTTCTCGAACACGATGGAGCAACTCGCGGAACTCCTGAACAGCTACTATCCAACGGTGACCTACATCCTCAGTCCCGCCCTCTACACGCCTATCGCCTACTACCTCTACCAGAACGAAAATCCCTCGCTCGATTCGACCTCCATCAAGGGTCGCGGGCGGCGCCGTGACATTCTCTACTACATCTGTGCGGCTCGACTCAATGGGTTCACCAGCCAATCATCGAACCAGATCGCCGAACTCGTCCGGGACGTTATCCGAGAAGAAGATAGCTCGGAGTTCCCACTTGAGCGGATTAGTGATGAAGTGGCGTCGAGTTACGGGACGTCCCTCCGTTTCACCGAAGAAAAGCTGACCACGCTTTTCGAGGAGCTTCAGTACGGCAAACGCGACATCGAGTTCCTCCTCCAGCTGTCGCACTATCCCGATGAACCGGCCCGGGGCAAGGACTACGATATCGACCACATTATTCCGAAGTCGGTCCTCCCAGAGGAGGCAGATGCCGACCGAGTGGGGAACCTCCAGCTGCTGATCGACAAGACGAACAAGATGAAATCCGATGACGACTTCGAGGACTGGATGAACTCCCGAACGGACGACTACAAGCAGACTCACCATATCCCAGAGGGCGCCAAGGAGATGACCTTTGAGGAATTCGTTGACTCTCGGGAGCAGCTCATTATGGAGCACATCCTCGAGAACCAACCGTTCTAA
- a CDS encoding TIR domain-containing protein — MSQDTSSPLKTTWEAAFDDIRGSPTPESAVRFVLKSAVNDLPTGFYRDDGDRLLPTYKGNDLGKEFTVRELGPVYTVTQSGDNSLPELSSSRPSLFEPNDQQSGLVPTDDSLSRSSTDTQNQQGLSSGQKIAGGALLLYSAYKGLEALASAGSSTQESSSSSGGNTGQSISRLARAATRLEDKQYNVFVSHSWEYDEHYERIVDFLDEVPSLEWQNHSVPSTDPLPVDTESALRSELRNQMKTASVVVVSSGMYGAHSTWIPEELELADELDKPVIAIIPEGQSKVPEKIQEVADTQVGWRKASLVDALAEYA, encoded by the coding sequence ATGAGCCAAGACACCTCCTCCCCATTGAAAACCACCTGGGAGGCTGCGTTTGATGATATTCGTGGCAGTCCAACCCCCGAATCAGCTGTTCGATTCGTTCTGAAGTCAGCTGTTAACGATCTACCTACCGGATTCTATCGCGATGATGGAGACCGCCTACTACCGACCTACAAAGGGAACGATCTCGGAAAGGAGTTCACCGTTCGAGAACTCGGCCCCGTTTATACAGTCACGCAATCTGGGGATAACAGTCTCCCTGAGCTCAGTTCCTCTCGACCGTCGCTCTTCGAGCCGAATGACCAACAGTCGGGCCTTGTCCCGACCGACGATTCCCTGAGCCGCAGTTCTACCGACACTCAGAACCAGCAGGGGCTCTCGTCTGGACAAAAAATTGCTGGCGGTGCTTTGCTCCTATATAGTGCCTACAAAGGGCTAGAAGCCTTGGCCTCTGCAGGCTCGTCGACTCAAGAGTCCTCTTCCTCCTCAGGCGGAAATACTGGGCAATCAATCTCACGCTTAGCACGCGCTGCAACTCGACTTGAGGACAAGCAGTACAACGTTTTTGTCTCTCACTCGTGGGAGTACGACGAACACTACGAGCGTATCGTTGATTTCCTTGACGAGGTTCCGTCGCTCGAGTGGCAGAATCATAGTGTCCCCTCAACTGACCCTCTGCCCGTGGATACCGAGTCTGCCCTTCGCTCTGAACTCCGGAACCAGATGAAAACGGCGTCGGTTGTCGTCGTAAGTAGTGGAATGTACGGTGCTCACAGCACTTGGATCCCGGAGGAGCTGGAACTCGCCGATGAACTGGACAAGCCGGTGATCGCAATCATTCCAGAGGGACAATCGAAGGTCCCCGAGAAAATCCAAGAAGTCGCAGATACTCAGGTAGGATGGCGAAAGGCCTCGCTTGTCGACGCACTCGCTGAATATGCCTGA